The following DNA comes from Musa acuminata AAA Group cultivar baxijiao chromosome BXJ1-4, Cavendish_Baxijiao_AAA, whole genome shotgun sequence.
TGGAGACGAGTTCCATGATCATCTTCCTGATTCTGTCCTGGAAGCTAGAACTCGACTTCAAGAGAGACTGAAAGGTGTTCATCTAACGGGGAGCAGGTCATAAACTCGTTTTATCTGTATGTTCTGTGAATTCACTATCGATAAAGATAAAAATCTTCAGTGTAGACTCAGATTCTATAGACTCACAACTAGCTGATGGCTAATTTTTGTTCTCTCACCAGGCAAGAGAGCCAAGCCGCAGACATCTCTGATCACCCTCCTGCTGAAGTATCGAACGCGAGTAAATGCTATCACTGGAAAACTGCAACCGCCTCCGATCAGCTGAAACCCGGTGATCCAGCTGctgaaattatatttcaagcagagCAGGTATCATCTTCCGGTGATATAAACAAAAAGCCATGTGTAGTCGGTCATCGTCTGAAGGATGAGCTGTTCATCGACACAGACGGCGATGGAATTCCTAAAGGGTTACTCGAGTGTTCTATTTGTCTGGAGAAGTTCTCGGAGGGGGAAGGAGTGATCCGACTGCCGTGTGGGCATATGTATCATCATGCTTGCTTAGAACCATGGATGCAGGCTCATCAGCTTTGCCCATATTGTCGAGCAAGTGTCGTAGGCTGACCATAGAACAGAAGTCAAACTTTTTTTATAATCCAAAGCGTACGCTTGTCTGTTGTCTTAAATAATAATAGTGTAGTGTAGTGTAGTGTAAGTCTTGTTATGTGTTGGAATGGTGCTGTAGCTCTTATCGACGGCATGCATATAAATAAATCTATTACTTTTAGGTTGGAACTACGTTATGATATCTAATCATACTTAATGATCTTAAAAAATATGTTAAAACATATAGTCAATTATTTTCTAATCGTTTAAGCTTTTGGAGTTATGATCATTAAAATCATGTCTTTAAGATGGTATCAAGACATATCATGAATTGATTGGTATACCGCAAAGATTATCGAGACATATCATGAATTGTTAGAACCTACCTCTCTGACCACTAGACGAAGTGATTCCTGCTGACCCACTCCACTTCGCTTGCTTGGGACGGAGAAGATGTTCCTCTTTCTTCTACTGTGCCAACACCTCGTCTTGTTCGTCCTCATCCTCCTATTCCTTGTTGCTTTCGGGTCATCAAAGCTGCCACCACGTAGTCCGACACCGCTTCACGTTCGTCTCGTCTCGTCTCCACAGCATCGATTTTTCTTTTCGTTGCTTTCTTCTTGCAGTCGAAGCACGAGGGGCGGAAGAATCCTACGGTGAGTCCACCAGACCGTGTCTGTGTAAGAAATAGTCATTACATGTCCTGTATCACTTTAACCTTTCGCCCTGTCGTGTCAAGCGAGCACGGGCCGAGTGTCATTGGATGAAGCAAAGCATATCTTGCGTGCGTGCTTTGGCTTCCTTCCAACTTCTGTGGATGCACGtttccaccaccgccaccacctcaCTCCGTATTCATCTTCTCCCGTAGTTTGTATTTCGTTTTATATTCATGCAATGGTGACATACTCGTCATTATAGGTATTAATATCACGTACCAATGTTTCCAAAGTATTATTGTGTTTGACGACGTTAGTCTGTTCcggttaatgaatgatatatataatattatttctaATAAATTATTAGAATTCTCACCGACAGTAGTCAACTGTGATTATTCCAACACTGCACAGAAAGAGTCAACAAGACGGAATCAGATACAAGTAGACCCACATCTCACAACCTCAAGCAAAACAGCCTCCGACAACAACACAGTCCCCTCCACTCACACCCACAGCAAAGAATCAAACCTGCCTTCCTACGCCAAGCCACCAAACATTGCTTTTATAATAAAGAttaaaaggaaggaaggaaggaaggcagGCAAAATAAAGGAGACAGATAGTTGGATGAGACATCAACGGTAGCAGATTATTGAACATgcaataatatatcatcatacCCAACAACAACATATGCTATGCGGTCTAGACGACCAACATGCCGATGGATAGCAGCGCCACCCCCAAACTGTTCATCATCTTCCTCGCTCTCCCTGCTCCGCTCTGCATCACAGATGACAAGTGGTAACAGCCGATAAGAACACTAAATGGGTGCAAGAGACACACGACGCAAATGACTAGCTAGTGAAAGTGTCATGTCTCAGAGCTATGCTGTGGTCAAAGACTTATTTGCCCTCCTCGCGTATTTTCGATTTAATTACTTGCTCCGCCGCACGAATCGCGAAGCAGCTTGGCGCTGGAACTGACGGTCGGATCTCATCTTTTTTTTAAATGGAGTGTACACGTGGACACCTCCTTCCACCACTTACATCCACTGATGCGGGTGGGACACCGTGGGGACGGCGAGGATAACTACGGTTGGCGGGGAAGTAACACCGAGTCACCGGACTTCAAAGTTCACGGAGAACCCGATTTCAGTGGGGGCTCTGAGTTCCGGTTTCCGCACTTTTGCATCCTCTTTTCCGTCCGCGGGTAGACGCCAGAGCACAAGCCACGTGCGGCCGAAACGCCGGGGAATGACCGGGCACGGCCGTGTCCAAACCGACGGCTTAGGTTTTTCCGGCGCCATTTTTGGACAAATGCTGCTATCCTGTACCGTCGGTGGAGGTCGCGGTGACCGTTAAGATCGGAACCGACGGTTGGATCTGGCGGATCGTTGACGTGGGGTGTAGAGGGACTAGAGAACGTACCGTCTCTTCGGCTCCACTGGGGCCGGGCGAGGCGGCCTCGTTGGCCGGGGATGCTGCGGTACTTGACGGCGGGATGACGGCGGCCGGCGAAGAGGCAGGGGCGCCCTTCTTCGGTTTAGACGGCGCTGGAGCTGGAACCTCGGCGAGGTTCGGAGGGGCTGCGGCCGGCGCAGGGGCGGCAGCACGGACCGGGGCCGGGGCCGGGGATGGCAATGTGGGTGGAATGCTCGGTGGAGGGCTGGCGGGGACCGGCGTGGGCGGAGAAGTCGAGGGAGCCGGGGGCGGCACAGTCGGGGGCGAGGCAAGGGGAGCGGTCACATGGGAGGAGATGGGTGCGGAGGTGGGAGGGGCAGCCGTCGGTGGTGAGGAGACGGGTACGACGGTGGGAGGGGCAGCTCTCGGTGATGAGGAGACGGGTGCGGTGGTGGGAGGGGCTGCGGTCGCAGGGGAGTGGACGGGTGCGGAGGTGGGAGGGACGGCGAGAACAGGGGAGGAGACGGGTGCGGAGGTGGGAGGGGTAGCGGTCACATGAGAGGAGACGGGTGCGGAGGTGGGAGGAACAGCGATCACAGGGGAGGAGACGGGTGCGGAGGTGGGAGGGGAGGCGGTCACATGGGAGGAGACGGGTGCGGAGGTGGGAGGGGAGGCGGTCACATGGGAGGAGATGGGTGCGGAGGTGGGAGGAGAGGTGATGTGTCCGGTGGGAGCGGAGGCGGTCACATGGGAGGAGATGGGTGCGGAGGCGGGAGGAGAGGTGATGCGTCTGGTGGACTTGGTGGGTGGTTGGGCGGCGGGGGGTGGGGCGGTGGCGGTAGATCTGGCGGGGGCAGTGGCGGGGTAGAGGTGGGCGGAGGACTTAGTGGGGGAAGAGGCGGGGGAGAGGGTACTGCGTTTGGTGGGAGGAGCGGCGGGGACGGGGACAGCGAGTCTGGTTGGGGCGGGAACAGTGTGTTTGGTGGGAGCGGCAGCAGCAGAGGAAACGGGAGGGACGGCAACGGCGGCGGGGGATGCAGCCGGCGACGGTGCGACGGCGGAGGAGAGATGAAGGCAGACGAGGGCGACGGCGAGGGCGGCGTGCCTGCCCATGCTCGCTCGACCACTCTAGCCGCAGAGAGAGCGAGAGTAAGAGTGGAGCAGGGTGAGAGGGAGGGGGGAGTGCGTTAATAGGTAACATATGGTGACTCCTCGTCGCGTCCCGACTCAACCAACGATTCGGCGCTCGGTGGGCAGTACGCCAAACGCCGTGAGATCATTCGGGAAAGGAGTCACGAAGGGACGTCCACCATAACGTTCACATTCATAGACACGGTGGCCCCGTTTTCGTGGACGCCTTCTATACGACGCCAGGTTGGTCCGTATCACCGCTTTAAATGGAGGAATGCCACCCCAAGTTACGAGCAAACACACCGTACCCACGAGGACCATAAGACACGTTGCTCACGAGCAGTGTGGGGTCCAGTTCCCCGTTGCAGATTTAGGGTGGGGGCCTTCTTGGTAGGAGACCTGCAGCTATTGGAATGAGCttttgtgcgtgtgtgtgtgtgtgtgtgtgagagagagagagagagacagaggtcgGGTGGGTTAGAGTTGGTGAGTGGGCGCGGGCGGTCGATGTCAGTGAGCCTTCGGGAGACGAGCATCTCAAAGCCAAGGTGTCGTGCGTGTTCTATCACATCAGGCAGCCAACAGGGACCCGCCACGGATCCCTCGCCAAAACCATCTCATCCTACGTGCCACTCTCACCAACCCGGACACTCGGAGCTCATCAAGCACCGCAGCCTGAGGGTGTCCTGCCGGTGACTCACAGGGCTTCTATTACTTGGCGTTGGCCATCGAGCAGTACGAGAGGCATGCAGGATGACGAGAGGTACGTTCCGACGCAGAGCGTGTCTGTGGTCAGTCAAAGCTCTACCAGTGTGCGTACGGCCATTCAATCGAACATGTCAAATTCGTATAGATATAAGATGAGTGATCCAATCATACGTCGAGGTGGAATACAATTACTTGTAATTACCTTTGCATCGTAAGAAAATTATAGTGATTATTTAGCTAATGTAGACAATCCAACCTGATCAAGAACACAAGCAGGAAAGTAGGGGTTTGAAATCTCTACCATTAAAACCTTAGTCATGCCTGATTAATGATCTTTTATGTTTGTGATGGAATACATAAAAGCCATGGATACACCTCTTCACAAGGAAGACGAAGATGAAAGACTCACTAATGCAGTTATCAAATGATCAAGAATACATACATACTTGCATACATACAAACACACATATAGCATAAAACATTCAGTAAATCTATCTGCAATGTCTCAGTCAAAGAACTTTCCCTTCAACCACTCATCAATGGTTTATCTCGCAACAgactagtagtagtagtagtagtagcagtacAATTGTAAGTAATTGAGATAAATCAACAGACTTTGATCCATGGAATCAGACATGCAAAACATATAGCATCAGATAAAACAAAGAGTTCGGTCTACAGCCACTTCTTTAGCAAGATTAAGACTCCATATGGATGGAGTAGACTAGGAAAAGTTACATCCAAGTCCACTACCAATCCACAGTTACATCAATTAGCTCAACACATCCTGAACAACTAACTTGCAAACGATTAAAAAAGCAAAACACATAGGAGAACTGAATTGGAGCCATCTCACCGGCGCACAATTCCCCAGCGAAGTTTTTCAtgcaccagaaaaaaaaaaaaaaatcggctTTTGATCAGGGAAGAAGTATCAACACTGACATGATCCTCTCCTTTCGGGAACAGAAGCAGCAACCTGTTAAAAAGATGAGAAGGAACAAACACTGTTCCCATTCCACAGCTGACAAACCGAAAAACACCAAACCAGTGAACCCTGCCTTCGCTTCGGAAGGATTCATCAAGGCCTGCAGGTCCAAGAGCACTGAACCACAATGCTCCAATATCAAAAAGCATCGAACCATTCTGGCACTATCTATAGGGGAAATAATCCTCCAGACCCCACAGAATTAGTCCCTAGAGATCTACATTTCATGGTCAGTCGGTCAGCGTAAACAAGCACGGTGCAGGTATAGACAATTCAATTCATATCAAATCTTATATGGTGTTAGCATTAGACTTCCACCCTCCACACGATGTTACCATCGGCGCCATCATGTGACTTCTCCAGTGCCGCGACCTTGGCCCGATGATTCCCAGCCACGGTGTTCTCCCCTCTTTCTCCCTGAGGTAGCTCACAGGCTTCGCTGATGGACCCACGTTTTATATCAGCCGGAGGGATAAAACAATCCATAGAGAGACCAGGAACATTAAAGGCAACCTCCTCGAtggtccaagcctcctccatcctggTTTTCGTGTGGCTCATGGCCACTTCACCGAACCGAAAAAGAGTGACAACCGAGTGACCAGAGTGCGCAATCATCATGCCATCGACCGGGCGATAATCGTCGATGAAGGAGTTGATGGAGGTTTCCCAGTAAGCAGCATCACCGCCGGCACTTGCTTGGATTCGAGTCAGATGTGAATCCTCAATATGGATGAGTAGTCCCGTTCTCTGGCTAAAGTAACCAAATAAGACATGCCTAATGACCTCGGCAGGTCCCTCGCTCCTTGCCCTGAGCGTCTGTGGATCCGCACATAGCTTGAGGATGAAGCAATCCTCCCCGTTgaccttcttctccccgatgcaTCGTGCATTGGCGAACATGCTAGCTGTGGTCAGCGGATCAAGACCCTATTTCGTATAGCAACACAGAACCATCTCGATCATCTATCATAGTCAAAGCAATCCATCAAACACAAGGTGAAATAGGGTCATCTTCTATACCTGAAGAGCCCGACGAAGGGGCCGGACAGGGCCCTTGGCGGCATGGGCACCGAGCCATGGTGTGTGGCGCCAAACTAGCTTCCCATTACAACCGGCACGGACCTTGCTGCCACCGGCTGCGAGCTCCACATACCACATGTCAGGTGCCATCTGCCAGAGGACGAAGCTACCGGACTCTGCATCCCTGGATGCATTCCTCTTCCTCACGATCTTGGTGGCCATCTCGAGCTCGGTTGCCACCATCCTAACCTTCCCCATTGCGTAAGCATTCCTGACGGAGCTTAGCAACTTCAGACCTCCTGATGCCGCTGTATACTGCTGAAGGATGTACTGCGCCGACGACGTCTCCTGCAACAACAAATCGAGAGGAGTTGCTCACAAACCAAAGCAAGGATCGATTACAAACATGTAACCAATTGGAAACGAGATGCATTTATCACAGTGCATCATGAATTAATTGTCTATTGAATCTTTAAATAGGGAAAATTCGCATGAATGAAAGATATTGCCACGAAATCCTATGAAGAAACAAGTTGATCAAAATGCACATCCGTTACATCAAACAGAGGCACAGTATTATCGATAACCTAAGTAAAGTCTTGAAGATGAAGCCAATATCTTTGCCACACCATATAATTCGATGTTAAGGACGAACGTAAATGATGGCAAGATATGACAATCCAGGGAAGGAAGAAGGATAGGAGCGCTCACGATGGGAGTATCCTTGATACTAAGGTGAGGAAGCGGGTCGGTGGAGCAGACGTGGATGGGGGCGAGGGGCGCCGCCATGACCCCAAGAAGAAGCCGGAGGTCCGAAGGCCGGCacgaggcggcggcggaggtggaTACGGATGGCGCCCGGGAGAGCTGTCCCTTCACCCACTGCCCCCACCCCCGCTCCTTGCGCGCCtcatccccctccccctcccccgaaTCAGGGCCCTCCATCAGCGGCGCCAGGCTCCCGGATCTCGGCACCGCCGGTCCCCCCACCATCCCGCgccgcctccaccgccgccgcggcAGCAGCAGAAGCTCCACCACCGGCGACGGTCCCCGTCGGGGGCTCTCCGACCTCGACCTCGACCTCCCCGGCGCCCGCGCCCGGGCTGGCGTCAGCCCCCTCGCCACCTCCTCCCTCAGCGCCGAAAAGAACCCTTGCTTCTTCTCCATCCGGCCTTGCCCCTCGTCCAAAACCCTAAAAGAGGGAGAGAGATAGTAGAAGAAGACGACGAGGCGAACGGACTCTTCTAAGGGAGCGAAGACTCGGGCCAAACTCCACCAAGGAGCTACGAGTGTTTTGCGGCGTAGAGGTCGCACGAAGCCGCCAAGGAAGACAGGGAGGGACCAAGGCGTGATTATTAATCCGACCAAGGAGTGGACTTGAAgacggaggagaagaagaagaagaatgggaaAGAGACGGGGCAGAGCGCGTGACTGCGGCTGTCCGAGGACGGAGGAAAAGGAAAGCGGAGGGAGGGATGGGAATGATAAGAAAAAAGAAGGGAGGGGGTTAACTGTAAAAAAGGAAGACAGCACAGAAGGACCgaaatagaaaaaagaagaaatagaGGAACCAAAACAGAATGTGGCCACCACTAGATGAGTAGGCCCTATAGATATGATGGGTCCCGTCGATACGCTCACCTCAGGTGGGGTTAACCTTGCCAACTCTCCACTCCGAATAATAATAGTCCCCAACATATTTTCCTATTTTATGGggctaaaaaaaaataaaaataaagagagaATTAATATGCTTTTAGCAGCATCAAATTACTTAGGTGCAGATAATAAATACTAAGATATGGTCTACATTGTTTTTGTGTGTCATCGAAATGAGGAGATTTCATGAACTCAGCGAGTGAATATTCAGAAGACATTCCTCCGTGGCATCAGTGCATTGAGTCTCAGAACTATGTCGTCGGTCCAACAAAAAAAGTCTCGATCACTGTTACGATGCTGTTTAAGCATCAGCGCGTGATGGAGACAATGGTTTGAGGCGAGGCATCGGCACGAGCTGAGTGCTTCCTGTTGTTCTTGGCGTCTGATGACCGAGAAAACAGTGGGGGAAAATGGAGTAATGAATCACGATAGAGTTGCTTCGTGCAGAAAAGTGCTACGTCGTCTCCACTCGGCACGCCCGGTGAAGGAAGAAGATGTTAGAGACGGCAGCGAAGAGTTTTGCAGCTTCATGCGCAGCTTTACGTAGTTTAGATGCATTCTCTGCATGGAATGCGGAGATAGATGTGTCTCGTTCTATCGTTCTCCCATCGACGTCACTCGCAGCGATGGGTGGTCGACTGTCGTCGAAAGACGAAGATGAAGTCGTTGTTTGGACAGGCATGGCCAGCAATTGGTCCAAACTTTCGAGTCATTGATTGACCTTATTATGCCTGGTTTCAAGTGAGAGTAGTGCTCGGTGACATCAAGGACAAAGGAAGCAATGGAGCTTTCAGATGCTGCTGTCACGAAGGCCAGCAGGCAGGTGAGAAGGGTGAAAACTCAGTGGAGCCAACCAGAATGACATCCATCGCTTGCTCCATCTACAAACCATTTGGTGGTCCATTCGTACCAACAAGGGTGCAGTCAGCAAAAAGGTCACCTCTTCCCTCGGCCATCACAAATCAATTCTATGTTCGCGGTGGCAGTGCAGGTTAATCAAATGACTCTTTGTTCCTAACTTCAATTCCTGGGAGAAATAGGGAGCTTGTGTTCATGCATTTACTCCTGTAGTGGTCCTTCGGAATGCATCAAAAAGCACAACTCTACAACGGCATAAAACCCGAGGAAACAACAAGCCATAATGGACAAGTTGCATAAGGGTTTTTGTGCTGCTTTCCAACTGGCTCCCTCCCTCACTTAAAAGCATGTACTTtacttatctctctctctctcagtgtcATCCTTCCAAGAACGAGTAATCCATGGATGGGGCCACAGCTAACCTAATTAGATCCAGCTTCAGCGGACGAGTAATCCAACctctcgatgatgatgatgatgatgatgatgatgatcgtcTCAGAGTCTCTGGTTCATGAAGTTAAGATAGGAAGATCGACGTACATCCATCAGAGGATGGGAGAAGATAAGGCGTGCATGGAGTCGCTCACCGTGCTTGGACCAGCACGGCCTTCCTCCCTTTGCAGCACATGCACAGTTCACCCTGGTTGGTGGGGGAAACGGATCTGATTCCGACACCGTTCCAGCGTCACATGAGATCACTGTGCTCGCCCTTCCCCTCTCCTTTACCCTTGTACTGTTTTgccgtcggttccatcgacaggAGGTTGTGCAGGGAAAGCAAAAGAACTCAAAGAGAATGGAGCGCAGGAGCTTGCATGACTGCGAGCACCGTAAGCTGCACGTCGCAGTCGTGTTACACCACTGTGTGCTTTTATGATGCTTGGAGTTGAAGCGTCACAAAGTTCTTCTACTTGGCTCTTCTGGAGTGTGGTGCAAGTAAGATCGTAGAAGGGATGTACTCCTGGTCGGGAAAAGGAAGAAGACGATGGAGTAATTTTGCCCATTCACGGTGGGTGAGTGAATCTCCAGCTCGAAGAGGTACCATTAATTGCCTGCGACCATATGCTTTTGTCGCCGAGCAACGAGCAGAAAGCCATCCGCagaacaggagagagagagagagtcttcgattcatatatctctttctctctctatacaGATATCTAACGTGCCACGAATTCTTCCTTATCGTCGTATTATTTTCTTGAGTCGTTGCGGTTCATCGAGAGGAAATGATGAGTTCATAGACTTTTTATTCTTGTGAATCGATGGCGAATCTGCGTACAGATCCTTTTGCAGAAGTTTGCATCGGTAGAGGAGACTTCGCCATGGGTGTGGATGACGAGCATCTCCCCATCTTTTTGACAGTAAAGGGCAACGTCCTTGATCCTTTTTCTATCATCTCGAAACATTCCGCACACACCAAACCAGACAAAGATTCCTCCTCTCCTCGCTTGGGCACAGCTCTGACCGATGGACAGAGCTCGGCAGCGAAGGACGCGTCAGTAATGGCGTATTTCGTCGTGGTCAAACTTGTGTTCTCTCCAGCTGTCTGTCAGTGGTTGGTGGCGTCAGAGACGAACGTTTCCTCGCAGTGAGTCCCGACGCATCCTGGAGTGCCCTACCaccgtatgtgtatgtgtatgtgtatgtgtatgtgtatgtgtatgtgtatgtgtatgtgcatGTGCATGTGCATGTGATTGTGACGTAGGGGTTGGAATTGGTGCAAGAAAGTGATCCGGATCACTACTCACTGCGTTCGATCGAATTGATTCCCATAGGGTTTGAACCTGACGCAGCCGTCTGATGGTCGAAGAACCAAGTCATTCGGAGTGCAAACGAGGGCAGCCCAAGCCCAAGAAATCTTGATTGCAGATGTGTAAGGCAGGCTGATGACCACCATTTATTTTTATTGGGAAGCCCCTCCATTCTCCTTACGAGATCTTCTCCTTAATGAAGGCGACCgcggaaccctaaccctaataaCTAGGTCAAAAGGTTACTTCCCGAGACCTTCAATATATACCAACAGTGGTATGTGTTTCTGCGGTTCAATATGGCTTTAATCGACATTCTAAAGTTGCCACCTTGGACGCAATATAACGCGAAAATAAACATGTAGATGGTTTTGAGGCATCGATACATGAACATTTATATGCTTCCGATTTCAGTCCATTATCGTATAGAATTTTAGTTTTCTAAGAGAAACGTTAAGCTTCCATTTATCCAAAATGAAAATGCCGAACATCCGTGAAACAAAGAAAGCGGCGACTCCATCCACAACTTGTTGATGGCATCATAACCATCATGACAACCTCTGGTTTCGCACATCGCAGCAACTGAAACAATATAATAATGCCAGGAGGAACGACTTGTTATGCGGAAAGAAGATTCATTCATTAATAGGATTAAACATAAAACAACGGCAGCAGGTAAGCAGAACCATAACCCGACTGCAGCATTATACAAGGAACATTAATTATTGTCCACATGATCGATCGATCTACCGTGGACTAATGTCAACCCTCATTTTATTGCTTGCTTAGGTGATCTTGCTCGCTTTGGACGCCGCGGGCTACAGAATCACCTTTGACTACGTACGTATCCTCTCCGTGGGAACTGATACGCATGCCACCCTCTTTAAAAGACGATTGGGATGACGGTTGACCTCTACGTCGAGATAGTTATTGCAGCTTCACAACTAAAAATAGCGGCAGAATGCACGTCTTTCATGGCAAGACGACAGGCTTTATGTCCCAGATGTCCTTTGCATACTCATGAATTGTCCGATCGCTGCTAAATTTGTAGGAGCCAGCTGTGTTTAAGATTGACATTTTTGTCCATCTCTGTGAAAAACCAGTTCACAACTCTTCAGTAATAACATATATAAGGGTTGATAAGCTACGTTCTTACTTCATAACAACACCAATTTCTGTAAATGTTAAGGTAGATTTTTgcacaaaaacacaaaaaaaaaggggTTTAAGGTATGATTATTCGAAATGTTGAAAAGTCTTTAAAACTAGTGATGCTTACCTTTTGGTCTTGATATGCCTCATCAACCTTCTCTTGGCACTCAAGGTAGCTGGGGAAATCCTTGCCAACAAGAAAATAATCTGCACGACCAAATCCTTCGTTCCCTTCCAAGGATCCCATCAACTCGTCATAATCACCAGGTCCAAAGACGCCACTACAGACAAATTTCTTGACCTCTTCAAATCGTGGGTCTGGCACAAACTGTCCACAAACGGAAACAAGCAAGCATGTTCAACAAGTTGAATAGTATTTGTCCAGCTCTAGATGAAATATATTTACCTTTCCTTCTGCTCTTTCTGTTCTTAAATCAGCAATTTCATGTGCACGAGCACCAAAGagaaaaaagttgtcttctccgaCTTCTTCTCTTATTTCAACATTGGCTCCGTCCAAGGTTCCAATCAGAATACAGCcattcattgcaaatttcatgttGCTAGTTCCACTTGCTTCCATCCCGGCGGTACTATCCAGAAAAGATTAAGAGCGTCTTGAGTTGAAGGAAATTCACAAACTATAGCATAGGTTACTAAATTATCTAACAATACCAAGAGATTTAGCTCCAAAATCAAACAACTCAACCGCTGGTCCTACTATTGCTTGCAACTATAAATGATACAAATGTGGCGTGTCCACATTCATAACCTTTGTTAAGAAATAGGCATAATaatttatgattgcttggaacttttctcccacaaatttgttaaaatcatatatcataaaGTGAATTGGATTAATGCAAATCTTTGTCAAATTAAATGAAGGTTATAAATCACCTGATATGTTGAGATAACTCACTAGCCGGTATAAGCATCTCAGCAACACTGACATTATAATCGGGAATGAAAACAACCTGGACAAAGAAACAAAATTGTTACTGATCACAAATCCAGCATTTATTTTTCACCTGACCCTGGATTAGTAGATAAGAAAATAACCAAACGAGTGATGTCAGAATCTCAAGCCAGGAAActgactttttattttttttcttgaagaCATGAAATTATGGAGAAGAATGATTTTCCAGCTCCAAACAACTATGcagtaagcaatagatgaaaaatTGAATTCAGTTAGGATTAGAGATATCTATAGGCTAGATATACCTTCAGTAGATCTCCAATATCTGGATCATGATTTATAGTAGCCCCAACATCAGTGATAAACTTTACTATTCTCTTCGCCTGTACATATGTCGCAAAGGCTTTACCACCAAATATGCAGACCCTAGGAACAAAACTGGATATTCTGTCTTCTGCagtcatttctttcatttttttgtaGCGGTAGACAATTCCTAGGATATTTAACAGTTGACGCTTATATTCATGGATCCGTTTTACCTGATAAAATATGATACA
Coding sequences within:
- the LOC135671916 gene encoding lysine-rich arabinogalactan protein 19-like — translated: MGRHAALAVALVCLHLSSAVAPSPAASPAAVAVPPVSSAAAAPTKHTVPAPTRLAVPVPAAPPTKRSTLSPASSPTKSSAHLYPATAPARSTATAPPPAAQPPTKSTRRITSPPASAPISSHVTASAPTGHITSPPTSAPISSHVTASPPTSAPVSSHVTASPPTSAPVSSPVIAVPPTSAPVSSHVTATPPTSAPVSSPVLAVPPTSAPVHSPATAAPPTTAPVSSSPRAAPPTVVPVSSPPTAAPPTSAPISSHVTAPLASPPTVPPPAPSTSPPTPVPASPPPSIPPTLPSPAPAPVRAAAPAPAAAPPNLAEVPAPAPSKPKKGAPASSPAAVIPPSSTAASPANEAASPGPSGAEETSGAGRARKMMNSLGVALLSIGMLVV
- the LOC135671915 gene encoding probable E3 ubiquitin-protein ligase RHY1A, which codes for MTIASKFFYCRRTSASSRSSEQELDRVNADRDRRLRRDRRSSHEERRPDGPSRARQLLHPRSDRTPHESIGPNKSTSELEEGNSRNHRYASGRVVRSSRVLGDEFHDHLPDSVLEARTRLQERLKGVHLTGSRQESQAADISDHPPAEVSNASKCYHWKTATASDQLKPGDPAAEIIFQAEQVSSSGDINKKPCVVGHRLKDELFIDTDGDGIPKGLLECSICLEKFSEGEGVIRLPCGHMYHHACLEPWMQAHQLCPYCRASVVG
- the LOC135671917 gene encoding uncharacterized protein LOC135671917, whose protein sequence is MEKKQGFFSALREEVARGLTPARARAPGRSRSRSESPRRGPSPVVELLLLPRRRWRRRGMVGGPAVPRSGSLAPLMEGPDSGEGEGDEARKERGWGQWVKGQLSRAPSVSTSAAASCRPSDLRLLLGVMAAPLAPIHVCSTDPLPHLSIKDTPIETSSAQYILQQYTAASGGLKLLSSVRNAYAMGKVRMVATELEMATKIVRKRNASRDAESGSFVLWQMAPDMWYVELAAGGSKVRAGCNGKLVWRHTPWLGAHAAKGPVRPLRRALQGLDPLTTASMFANARCIGEKKVNGEDCFILKLCADPQTLRARSEGPAEVIRHVLFGYFSQRTGLLIHIEDSHLTRIQASAGGDAAYWETSINSFIDDYRPVDGMMIAHSGHSVVTLFRFGEVAMSHTKTRMEEAWTIEEVAFNVPGLSMDCFIPPADIKRGSISEACELPQGERGENTVAGNHRAKVAALEKSHDGADGNIVWRVEV